The genomic stretch CACTGAGTGGAAAGGCCATGATTTCCCAGCATACAATCAGTAAAAAAAACCCTTTCAAGACATTTTGTAGTTTGCAAACGAACACAACTTatactgtttttgctatgatgtaGTAACTACGGGTTAtaaattttccttaaatttttttaagattttgaggTTTTTAAGGCTGCTGGGTttgtttaaaaagatacaaaactAAGAGTGTCAAAATAAAAGTGTATTCCTGAAACTTCCAAACACATGACATGCGTAGTAATAGACTCCTTTGAAcataacaaaaatcaaaaaagaaagaagaacacCTAAATCTATAATATGCgttattaaaaacaacagaacaagggtaaaaatgaaaaaaaagggtAAACACATAAAATTCAGTATTTTCATACATTTTTatatgcaaacaaaaaaacaaaaaacgattAATCATTTGCTGCTTCTTCGAATTTAAATAAACGAACCTGGATAACCAAGCAGTTATATCTTACTAATTCCACAGAAATTAACTTCCTTTTCCTTTTTCTCATTTGACACTAGTTATATAATGGGGCTGCGTAAGGAAGGACTGAGAAATCAAGAAACGTACGCTAAATGATAATCTGTTTAACGCCTTAAACCTTCCTAAATGTATCACCTTGTACGAACTATATCACGAATAAACGAGAAATAACTGTGTAAACAAGATACCttcagggaattaattttcgcggggaCTTATTTtcgcagaatttttttttactagaatTTGGCGGGAAAAAagggaatttattttcacaaatttagtgttgaagaaaatttcgcggtaacttatttttgcgaattatgCAAATTTGGAAAAACAACTATTCCGGTGAGTTATTTCGAAACAACATACAGAAGAGAAAGGAAAATGTCCCAGAGAAAGTTATACATCATTGTCTTTTGTATCAGGCCGATTTGGAAATTTCCCAGATCAGGGATATTTAAACTTTTCGCGGCGACGTATTTTCGCGTTTTTGGAAAAACTCCGAAAAAACCGCGAAACTTAAtacccgcgaaaattaatcccctTAAAAGATATACTTCACTTATGAGAGCCAGTTTTCTTATCACATACAGTTATGAAAACCACacagttcaaaatatttttcatgggAGAGGGGGGAGAGTTGAATTAAATTATCGTTGATCATACATTTTGATTGTTAAAACATGATTGAAACCTGTATAGAAATTATCCTCGTGACTTTAACACTTTTTCTTGCCTTTCTCCCCGTCTAAGGGGTGACGGAGTGATGTGTTGTTTAGACTTGAATTTTTTAGAGTATACTCAAGAAAATTTGATGATGATAAAAGCTGTcacattatttataaaaacatgtatagtgtacatgtttttataaatgtacttttgtaaacataataaataattataaacatGTACTTTTATGGTaacgtaaaaataataaaaataaaagaaaccaaAGCTCTATCACAATTAAACaatgttcattttcttttttttcgctTCCGCTTGTCGTGCTATTTTTCCTCTTtcattgttaattttatttcgaACAGTTCCAACAGTAATTCCTTCCTCGTTGGCGAATTTTTTCAGATCATCAGAGCCTACACATACACAAATATTAGATAttcaaaaacatgttttcataATTAGTGAAAAACATACATGTCATACATACAAGGCcatccattttttttattttttatatgtcttGCAAATTTTTTGTATAGTTTATCCTCTTGCTCTGACGACCATTGAATgtattttctttcttgttgACCTGTAAAAGAAAACATTACAAGATTAATTTATACACGAAAAGGGCATACAAATttcaatgatttcattcttattTCGTCCTCCAATAGAAGAGAAGAAATTGTCGCGGAAGCAATTTTTGCGGATGGATGCTTTCAAAAATTGTATGAAATAtgcgaaataaaaaagttacgaATAGTCTCATTTAGTTGCAATTGAAAATCTTTAATCAGATTGTTGGAATCTCAACTTTGCGGATGTCCGCCCTTGTCTGGTAATTTGTGGAATTTTGGTTTGTGAAAACAAATTCGCAAACATTAATTCCGCCATCTTTATTAtcattttcatttctttatttcagtatttctttaatgaatttttttccatattttaaaaaggttaattatctatattataatacccgtttacgtctgtctgtctgtctgtcacgcaaaatggtagcttagctgcgcaatagcgagaagcacgcaatgcggtataaaaaggacgggcgaacccgtggattttccacgggctaacgacgaATAGCGAATTAATAATTATTAAGTATTATAGGGATTAAGATAatctatttctttttattagttTCTGTATATTTTCGGACTCCAATTTCAAGAATATGGAAATAAATATTGTGAAAACGGATACGATGATTTCGGATCTAAGCTGTCTGCGAGTTGTATCAAATAAACTTTCGTGTTCAAGTAcaataatttcatttatttgacGCAAAATATTCcactttagcaatattttcattttcggcAATTACGCAGcaatttttaagatattattCTTTTTAGCTGTTGTTTATCACCGGTAAGTACAATCaactaatttttgcaatttcatatactatatatagacagaccaagaaattaaaaaatatggtaCTTTTTGATTTTTCTTAGTAAGGAGTTATACAGTATTGTTGATTAACAAAACCTCACCAGTGCATTTTACAGAATTCTCGAGTTCGCTATCTTCACTTGATTCAGACCATTCAGAAGGTTCATCATCGTTCACATTTGTAAAATGTTTGGATTCTTCAGATGTTTCTAAAccgttaaaaacattgtaactttattgaaaaatcaggaaaaaattaGGGAAAATCAGAATATAAAGCATCACTTTGCAAACAACCAGTAACTTGTTTATAAAGAAGTTAAATGctgacaaaaaacaaacaacacagGATATCATTTTGAAAACACAAAATCATGGAAATCAAGACATACTTTGAGAAACGTTCTTTTCTTTTCTAAGTGCATACTTTCTCGTGGGTGCTAAAAGGAAAACGGCTTTCAGTCATTTTGCAATCAGGTATTGTAACAAAGTTAACTTACACAAcagaaatactaaaaaaattgaCTATTTATACTGTCCTTCCCTAGTAACAAATATTATGTGTGATGTTTTATGACGTCACTATAAATCTGAGATCGTGTTTTCGCTATTGACCATCTAAGTCGAATAGGTTGGTTTTTCacgtaaattttgtttacataggGGCTTTTATTCGAAGCCCTGTTctgaaaacaaacattttatttGCAACGTAAGGCTCTAATGATTCAAAAACGAAAATGTTTCCAATAATACATAATATTTTGTGAATAAAATCTTATTGTTACGCAATGAACTAACCGcaagttttctcttttttaaatgtatcgTTTCGATGAGTTTGTCTTTTTTCTCCCACTTGTAcacttttcttcattttctttttattcggTAATTTTACAGTGTTCGCTTTACTTGTGTCTTTTTCAGCATTTTCATCTACAAAATACATTTACAACGTAATTCAAGCCTGTATGTAGGTAATTACGAACAAGTTAGACCTGAATAGAATGAAGAGTCAAAAGAACTTACTTTGgaagaatttcaaaattaaatttcttgtttGACTGCTCACAAGGAAAAGAAGTATGCCAATATGAACAGCCATAATTCTAAGTTTTacctctaaattttttttcattttcttcaactAAGTTAGGACCCTTTTTCTCGAAGTTATTGTCATTCTTTATACTTTGCGCTATAAGAAGATATGcgtttgtttcacttttaaaaaattgatacacAAGAATAGACTACAGAAAAACAGCTCACCATTATCAAGGACAGATAGATGTTTCCCAGTTGACAATAGTTGTCGATGAGCAGCTGGTGCTTGGTATATCGTTTTGTTAATTCTCTCACTGTGCCCAAAATGATCATAGGCCAAACTCATATCGGACTCTGATAGACCTAAACCAGCAATTAAGGTACTAAGGCGATGTCGGTTACTTGTACCACTAATTCTTTCTCTGTTGGCAATTGGAAGTTTTGCACAAACATTATCTAAGCTATGCCATCCAGAGCAATGATTATCAGAACCTTGGGTACTGGGAAATATGTATGAGTTTTCTTCAAGGACACCAGCATCTTTCCTTACTTGCTCGTTAGCCAACAACTTCATTGCAGCAACAGTATCTTTAGGAATAAAAACAGGAACTAAATGGTTGACTCCTTTTCCCGATTGAAATGTGATCTTTGTCCCACTGCTTAAGTTAGTTTCTTTTGCAATATCCTGTATCCGCTGTTTGTCTAACCATTCATCCTTTTCAGCTTCAATCCACTGCGTAACGGTTAGACGCGATGGTTCTCCACCTCTTCGGCCATTATACAGCACAAGACGAGTGCAAGCACAATCACGTAGTTCAACAAACGTATGTCTGTCCATGATGATAAATGGATCTGATGATAAGTGGCGTATCCTTTCAATCACATAATCTCGAATTAGTTGGACATCGCCTTCGTTTGGAAGTTGTGcaggttttttagtttttacattCCTTCTCATGTTTAAATCATACGTTGCGTCAGCGAATATTTCATCTTTGCGTAATTTCAGCAAtaccaaaaagtttttaattttttctgcatCAACATCATTATTTTTACCAAGGTAATAACCAATTAGTTTTTCGGCGGCGTCTTTCAACACGTAGTACAAGGCTGCCTTAAGTCCTGACTTTTGAACTTCCAAATCAGAATGAGTGTAGGATTCAATAGAATATTTCAGCACCTCAAAATTTTCCCTCAGAAACATGTCACCAGCATTGTTTTTGTCATTACAACAATCTCTTGGTACTTCCAACACCCTATCTTTAAATCTGGAATAAACATGTGCCAGACGACGCATGTCGCTTCGAACAGACCGTTCAACTTCCATCTTTTTGTTtagtcttctttttattttgccatAGAGGCGATGACCAACCATCAAAATAACGGGATCCGATTTGGCAAGAGTACCAACGGCATCGTCTCTGATGATGTTCAAAATTCTCTGCTTAAATTGATCATCCGATAGCTTCCATGACTCATCACTAGTACAATCCAGAGCAATTGTAACAGGAAATTGACAGGAGTTCTTTGAGCAGTCTGCCTTGTGCCTAGCTTTAAAGGTTTTGGCATAAAATCCTTTGCAGGTGGTGCACATAACAAGTGGGTCATCTGAATCGTTTTGCTTTTCACGCAACAAATTTCTACCGCCCTCCTCAATTTCTTTAACATTATGATTATATATGCCAATTTTTCGAAAGTTAGCGAAGGCTCTCAGTCTTTCTTTTCGAGGCATGTTCAAAGCATCCTTTACATCTGGATGATGCTTATGACATAAAGTGATGTGTCTATTTAATTTCGAATGCTTGATCTTTTTATCGCAAACAAAACAGGGTCTCAATGGTCTTGAGTTTATCTACGAATAAACATCACGCCTAAGCTACTTAACCGTTTATTCTTACAAAATGTTTAGCATCAGATTTATCAGATTTGTCGGAGACAAAGGGGTTCAAATAAGCAATTTAGGAAAGAAGCCAATATTACAAAAAGAAGCTCTTGAGCATCAGTTATTCTTGTTTCAGCAAAGAGTCTGGATTCAACTTTTAAATGCAGTGACTTAACGGCGTCAacgaaacacacaaaaaataaaattacctgTTTGGCTTCTTTTTCCTCAGATTTTCCCACTTTctagtaaaaaaagcaaaaggtTATAAAAGTTAATATATCAAGTGCAAAACATAAGAATACATTTTTAGCATCCAGTGAAGTTATGGATTATCTTGTCaagatcttttaaaataaacaaaaaataaacactacCTCGTTGGCGCTTTTCTTTACAGATGTTTCTTTCTTCTAATAAAGATACAAATCAGGCTATAGGAAAGATGTCAATCGCAACATTATGTACATACATTATGTTCAATTCTTATTTGATTCGATTGCTACGGCATGTCATATCCTTCCAATGTCAAATGAAACGCCGCCTTTAGTTCGTTTGATGTAAATTCTAGGCcttattataatatataaaatagagTCGCTTTTTATAACTAGAACAAACTAATAGTTACACAACATCGGGTATTTTAGAAGGCTAAAGAGGTACATACTTAAAAATATGATTAATACTTTCGACATAAAATACCAATAAACCCTATAATTAGAAGGAACCTAACTTTAACTTTGGATTTTAAAGATTGCGTAAAAAAAGTCAGGGATTAAGAAAGAGAAATGACACTATgcgtaaaaaaatgataacgtCAAAGATTGTAGTTATGCAAACCGAACATTCTCCTTATAGGACCACGGAACATTACCTCTATAGCAATACTGTTCTCCACTTTTCCTTCCTCGTCTGTATCAATGATTTCCATATCGTCTTCAACATTTAATCCGGAATCATTTTTCACAGAAATCTGAAAGAATCGGCattaaacaatttattttagtaGGGTAATTTTATAGCATAACGTGTTATTTACCATAAATCTTCTTTAAATACTTATGATCAATTAAGATAAAAACCTTTTGATTTTTACGTATCCATTTACACTTTCCTCGTTTGCATAACAAAGTATTGTATGGAATTTCGGAATATCATACACTAAGCTGCTATCAAGTTACCTCACATATGGATGGACTGTCCGTAGTAAAATCAACCTCAAGattgtctaaaaaaattaaacctatTTGAAACCAAAATAACAAAGGACACTTTTTAGCCAATGgaccaattaaaataaatacttaaaacagaCACAGTAtggcttttttaaaacagataaaaacagtttataaaatGGGACTTGATAAAGGTGAGCGGGTTAGTATTTACGAATAAAAGCGAGCAGGTTATGAGTTCTAAGTTACAACAACAGAGTCCTTTTTGGAAATCCAGTTATATATCATATGAGAACATGCTTTATTCAGAAGGATTTTTTGAAGGCCCAGAATTCGAATAACAACTTAAAATCATTGCACTAAATGCAAAAAGAATCAGTCACATTGGAGCTtaatagaaaattaatttaatgtaGATGGCAGCTTTACCTTTATCAATACTTGTTTGCACACCTGAAGCCTATGAACAAGACAAATGTGACTTTTACTTTtaagttaaattaaattaaagaagGGAAGAGAATAAATTTAGTTAGCAGAATTTTTTCATGGCATACAATTAATATTTATGCTATCTTTATACTTCCTAGATTATGGCAAACAAGCGTCTAGAGACtttcaatttaaaaacgaaCACGCGAGATTATAAACTTAGAGAATTGACCACTGAATTATAAAATAGCAGTTGTTTGGTATCTTTGACGGCAATAAACAAATCACTCAATCTATTTATGGCGTTATGATTTATAATGAAAAATGTTACACCATGAAAATTTTACAGCGTtcattttcacaattttaatgaattaaaattgtgGAAGTTGTTTTGAAGTTCCTATCATACCTTATACTGAACTGATAGTTTTCTAGTCTGTATCGGAGTTGAAACTGTGACCTAAGAgcatttaaatttatataattgATAGTAATTTTAAATGCAATTATGTCTAGGAAGCATGACATTCAACAAAGTATGTATTACAAAAGCCTATACCAGTCCGATTTCCTCATATGGACAAAGGTTTAGGTTTAATTTCTTGAATACGcaaaattataaatta from Hydractinia symbiolongicarpus strain clone_291-10 chromosome 12, HSymV2.1, whole genome shotgun sequence encodes the following:
- the LOC130622576 gene encoding uncharacterized protein LOC130622576 isoform X4, whose translation is MAKVAQVQYNTRTKRSRANDVKSPRQTALYYCKRGTDPKSFVKKWINDHIGYGVFTTLPLKHHQFVLQYPGKVLTRKEGERLELEYPTSCGSFIFFMDKKCVDATNETRLGKYVNHSSHRKYLNCYPKLIEEGGNAFICLFASYDIPLGTELRYNYGISGLEWQKDPTHNIPFNLEDLVSDRLVLSKNLTLVQGKNNLTSDVIAKKKEDNDENVGIITDILKKLLDDVVATQSMVEDSEEAEDISELDTLNHISSVTVSTPIQTRKLSVQYKASGVQTSIDKDNLEVDFTTDSPSICEISVKNDSGLNVEDDMEIIDTDEEGKVENSIAIEKKETSVKKSANEKVGKSEEKEAKQINSRPLRPCFVCDKKIKHSKLNRHITLCHKHHPDVKDALNMPRKERLRAFANFRKIGIYNHNVKEIEEGGRNLLREKQNDSDDPLVMCTTCKGFYAKTFKARHKADCSKNSCQFPVTIALDCTSDESWKLSDDQFKQRILNIIRDDAVGTLAKSDPVILMVGHRLYGKIKRRLNKKMEVERSVRSDMRRLAHVYSRFKDRVLEVPRDCCNDKNNAGDMFLRENFEVLKYSIESYTHSDLEVQKSGLKAALYYVLKDAAEKLIGYYLGKNNDVDAEKIKNFLVLLKLRKDEIFADATYDLNMRRNVKTKKPAQLPNEGDVQLIRDYVIERIRHLSSDPFIIMDRHTFVELRDCACTRLVLYNGRRGGEPSRLTVTQWIEAEKDEWLDKQRIQDIAKETNLSSGTKITFQSGKGVNHLVPVFIPKDTVAAMKLLANEQVRKDAGVLEENSYIFPSTQGSDNHCSGWHSLDNVCAKLPIANRERISGTSNRHRLSTLIAGLGLSESDMSLAYDHFGHSERINKTIYQAPAAHRQLLSTGKHLSVLDNAQSIKNDNNFEKKGPNLVEENEKKFRDENAEKDTSKANTVKLPNKKKMKKSVQVGEKRQTHRNDTFKKEKTCAPTRKYALRKEKNVSQKTSEESKHFTNVNDDEPSEWSESSEDSELENSVKCTGQQERKYIQWSSEQEDKLYKKFARHIKNKKNGWPCSDDLKKFANEEGITVGTVRNKINNERGKIARQAEAKKKKMNIV
- the LOC130622576 gene encoding uncharacterized protein LOC130622576 isoform X6, producing the protein MAKVAQVQYNTRTKRSRANDVKSPRQTALYYCKRGTDPKSFVKKWINDHIGYGVFTTLPLKHHQFVLQYPGKVLTRKEGERLELEYPTSCGSFIFFMDKKCVDATNETRLGKYVNHSSHRKYLNCYPKLIEEGGNAFICLFASYDIPLGTELRYNYGISGLEWQKDPTHNIPFNLEDLVSDRLVLSKNLTLVQGKNNLTSDVIAKKKEDNDENVGIITDILKKLLDDVVATQMENMVPDFSDSEDEGLKSSGNMLINLLPFMSMVEDSEEAEDISELDTLNHISSVTVSTPIQTRKLSVQYKASGVQTSIDKDNLEVDFTTDSPSICEISVKNDSGLNVEDDMEIIDTDEEGKVENSIAIEKKETSVKKSANEKVGKSEEKEAKQINSRPLRPCFVCDKKIKHSKLNRHITLCHKHHPDVKDALNMPRKERLRAFANFRKIGIYNHNVKEIEEGGRNLLREKQNDSDDPLVMCTTCKGFYAKTFKARHKADCSKNSCQFPVTIALDCTSDESWKLSDDQFKQRILNIIRDDAVGTLAKSDPVILMVGHRLYGKIKRRLNKKMEVERSVRSDMRRLAHVYSRFKDRVLEVPRDCCNDKNNAGDMFLRENFEVLKYSIESYTHSDLEVQKSGLKAALYYVLKDAAEKLIGYYLGKNNDVDAEKIKNFLVLLKLRKDEIFADATYDLNMRRNVKTKKPAQLPNEGDVQLIRDYVIERIRHLSSDPFIIMDRHTFVELRDCACTRLVLYNGRRGGEPSRLTVTQWIEAEKDEWLDKQRIQDIAKETNLSSGTKITFQSGKGVNHLVPVFIPKDTVAAMKLLANEQVRKDAGVLEENSYIFPSTQGSDNHCSGWHSLDNVCAKLPIANRERISGTSNRHRLSTLIAGLGLSESDMSLAYDHFGHSERINKTIYQAPAAHRQLLSTGKHLSVLDNAQSIKNDNNFEKKGPNLVEENEKKFRDENAEKDTSKANTVKLPNKKKMKKSVQVGEKRQTHRNDTFKKEKTCAPTRKYALRKEKNVSQKTSEESKHFTNVNDDEPSEWSESSEDSELENSVKCTGEVLLINNTV
- the LOC130622576 gene encoding uncharacterized protein LOC130622576 isoform X3, whose protein sequence is MAKVAQVQYNTRTKRSRANDVKSPRQTALYYCKRGTDPKSFVKKWINDHIGYGVFTTLPLKHHQFVLQYPGKVLTRKEGERLELEYPTSCGSFIFFMDKKCVDATNETRLGKYVNHSSHRKYLNCYPKLIEEGGNAFICLFASYDIPLGTELRYNYGISGLEWQKDPTHNIPFNLEDLVSDRLVLSKNLTLVQGKNNLTSDVIAKKKEDNDENVGIITDILKKLLDDVVATQMENMVPDFSDSEDEGLKSSGNMLINLLPFMSMVEDSEEAEDISELDTLNHISSVTVSTPIQTRKLSVQYKASGVQTSIDKDNLEVDFTTDSPSICEISVKNDSGLNVEDDMEIIDTDEEGKVENSIAIEKKETSVKKSANEKVGKSEEKEAKQINSRPLRPCFVCDKKIKHSKLNRHITLCHKHHPDVKDALNMPRKERLRAFANFRKIGIYNHNVKEIEEGGRNLLREKQNDSDDPLVMCTTCKGFYAKTFKARHKADCSKNSCQFPVTIALDCTSDESWKLSDDQFKQRILNIIRDDAVGTLAKSDPVILMVGHRLYGKIKRRLNKKMEVERSVRSDMRRLAHVYSRFKDRVLEVPRDCCNDKNNAGDMFLRENFEVLKYSIESYTHSDLEVQKSGLKAALYYVLKDAAEKLIGYYLGKNNDVDAEKIKNFLVLLKLRKDEIFADATYDLNMRRNVKTKKPAQLPNEGDVQLIRDYVIERIRHLSSDPFIIMDRHTFVELRDCACTRLVLYNGRRGGEPSRLTVTQWIEAEKDEWLDKQRIQDIAKETNLSSGTKITFQSGKGVNHLVPVFIPKDTVAAMKLLANEQVRKDAGVLEENSYIFPSTQGSDNHCSGWHSLDNVCAKLPIANRERISGTSNRHRLSTLIAGLGLSESDMSLAYDHFGHSERINKTIYQAPAAHRQLLSTGKHLSVLDNDENAEKDTSKANTVKLPNKKKMKKSVQVGEKRQTHRNDTFKKEKTCAPTRKYALRKEKNVSQKTSEESKHFTNVNDDEPSEWSESSEDSELENSVKCTGQQERKYIQWSSEQEDKLYKKFARHIKNKKNGWPCSDDLKKFANEEGITVGTVRNKINNERGKIARQAEAKKKKMNIV
- the LOC130622576 gene encoding uncharacterized protein LOC130622576 isoform X5, whose translation is MAKVAQVQYNTRTKRSRANDVKSPRQTALYYCKRGTDPKSFVKKWINDHIGYGVFTTLPLKHHQFVLQYPGKVLTRKEGERLELEYPTSCGSFIFFMDKKCVDATNETRLGKYVNHSSHRKYLNCYPKLIEEGGNAFICLFASYDIPLGTELRYNYGISGLEWQKDPTHNIPFNLEDLVSDRLVLSKNLTLVQGKNNLTSDVIAKKKEDNDENVGIITDILKKLLDDVVATQSMVEDSEEAEDISELDTLNHISSASGVQTSIDKDNLEVDFTTDSPSICEISVKNDSGLNVEDDMEIIDTDEEGKVENSIAIEKKETSVKKSANEKVGKSEEKEAKQINSRPLRPCFVCDKKIKHSKLNRHITLCHKHHPDVKDALNMPRKERLRAFANFRKIGIYNHNVKEIEEGGRNLLREKQNDSDDPLVMCTTCKGFYAKTFKARHKADCSKNSCQFPVTIALDCTSDESWKLSDDQFKQRILNIIRDDAVGTLAKSDPVILMVGHRLYGKIKRRLNKKMEVERSVRSDMRRLAHVYSRFKDRVLEVPRDCCNDKNNAGDMFLRENFEVLKYSIESYTHSDLEVQKSGLKAALYYVLKDAAEKLIGYYLGKNNDVDAEKIKNFLVLLKLRKDEIFADATYDLNMRRNVKTKKPAQLPNEGDVQLIRDYVIERIRHLSSDPFIIMDRHTFVELRDCACTRLVLYNGRRGGEPSRLTVTQWIEAEKDEWLDKQRIQDIAKETNLSSGTKITFQSGKGVNHLVPVFIPKDTVAAMKLLANEQVRKDAGVLEENSYIFPSTQGSDNHCSGWHSLDNVCAKLPIANRERISGTSNRHRLSTLIAGLGLSESDMSLAYDHFGHSERINKTIYQAPAAHRQLLSTGKHLSVLDNAQSIKNDNNFEKKGPNLVEENEKKFRDENAEKDTSKANTVKLPNKKKMKKSVQVGEKRQTHRNDTFKKEKTCAPTRKYALRKEKNVSQKTSEESKHFTNVNDDEPSEWSESSEDSELENSVKCTGQQERKYIQWSSEQEDKLYKKFARHIKNKKNGWPCSDDLKKFANEEGITVGTVRNKINNERGKIARQAEAKKKKMNIV
- the LOC130622576 gene encoding uncharacterized protein LOC130622576 isoform X1 — protein: MAKVAQVQYNTRTKRSRANDVKSPRQTALYYCKRGTDPKSFVKKWINDHIGYGVFTTLPLKHHQFVLQYPGKVLTRKEGERLELEYPTSCGSFIFFMDKKCVDATNETRLGKYVNHSSHRKYLNCYPKLIEEGGNAFICLFASYDIPLGTELRYNYGISGLEWQKDPTHNIPFNLEDLVSDRLVLSKNLTLVQGKNNLTSDVIAKKKEDNDENVGIITDILKKLLDDVVATQMENMVPDFSDSEDEGLKSSGNMLINLLPFMSMVEDSEEAEDISELDTLNHISSVTVSTPIQTRKLSVQYKASGVQTSIDKDNLEVDFTTDSPSICEISVKNDSGLNVEDDMEIIDTDEEGKVENSIAIEKKETSVKKSANEKVGKSEEKEAKQINSRPLRPCFVCDKKIKHSKLNRHITLCHKHHPDVKDALNMPRKERLRAFANFRKIGIYNHNVKEIEEGGRNLLREKQNDSDDPLVMCTTCKGFYAKTFKARHKADCSKNSCQFPVTIALDCTSDESWKLSDDQFKQRILNIIRDDAVGTLAKSDPVILMVGHRLYGKIKRRLNKKMEVERSVRSDMRRLAHVYSRFKDRVLEVPRDCCNDKNNAGDMFLRENFEVLKYSIESYTHSDLEVQKSGLKAALYYVLKDAAEKLIGYYLGKNNDVDAEKIKNFLVLLKLRKDEIFADATYDLNMRRNVKTKKPAQLPNEGDVQLIRDYVIERIRHLSSDPFIIMDRHTFVELRDCACTRLVLYNGRRGGEPSRLTVTQWIEAEKDEWLDKQRIQDIAKETNLSSGTKITFQSGKGVNHLVPVFIPKDTVAAMKLLANEQVRKDAGVLEENSYIFPSTQGSDNHCSGWHSLDNVCAKLPIANRERISGTSNRHRLSTLIAGLGLSESDMSLAYDHFGHSERINKTIYQAPAAHRQLLSTGKHLSVLDNAQSIKNDNNFEKKGPNLVEENEKKFRDENAEKDTSKANTVKLPNKKKMKKSVQVGEKRQTHRNDTFKKEKTCAPTRKYALRKEKNVSQKTSEESKHFTNVNDDEPSEWSESSEDSELENSVKCTGQQERKYIQWSSEQEDKLYKKFARHIKNKKNGWPCSDDLKKFANEEGITVGTVRNKINNERGKIARQAEAKKKKMNIV
- the LOC130622576 gene encoding uncharacterized protein LOC130622576 isoform X2 translates to MAKVAQVQYNTRTKRSRANDVKSPRQTALYYCKRGTDPKSFVKKWINDHIGYGVFTTLPLKHHQFVLQYPGKVLTRKEGERLELEYPTSCGSFIFFMDKKCVDATNETRLGKYVNHSSHRKYLNCYPKLIEEGGNAFICLFASYDIPLGTELRYNYGISGLEWQKDPTHNIPFNLEDLVSDRLVLSKNLTLVQGKNNLTSDVIAKKKEDNDENVGIITDILKKLLDDVVATQMENMVPDFSDSEDEGLKSSGNMLINLLPFMSMVEDSEEAEDISELDTLNHISSASGVQTSIDKDNLEVDFTTDSPSICEISVKNDSGLNVEDDMEIIDTDEEGKVENSIAIEKKETSVKKSANEKVGKSEEKEAKQINSRPLRPCFVCDKKIKHSKLNRHITLCHKHHPDVKDALNMPRKERLRAFANFRKIGIYNHNVKEIEEGGRNLLREKQNDSDDPLVMCTTCKGFYAKTFKARHKADCSKNSCQFPVTIALDCTSDESWKLSDDQFKQRILNIIRDDAVGTLAKSDPVILMVGHRLYGKIKRRLNKKMEVERSVRSDMRRLAHVYSRFKDRVLEVPRDCCNDKNNAGDMFLRENFEVLKYSIESYTHSDLEVQKSGLKAALYYVLKDAAEKLIGYYLGKNNDVDAEKIKNFLVLLKLRKDEIFADATYDLNMRRNVKTKKPAQLPNEGDVQLIRDYVIERIRHLSSDPFIIMDRHTFVELRDCACTRLVLYNGRRGGEPSRLTVTQWIEAEKDEWLDKQRIQDIAKETNLSSGTKITFQSGKGVNHLVPVFIPKDTVAAMKLLANEQVRKDAGVLEENSYIFPSTQGSDNHCSGWHSLDNVCAKLPIANRERISGTSNRHRLSTLIAGLGLSESDMSLAYDHFGHSERINKTIYQAPAAHRQLLSTGKHLSVLDNAQSIKNDNNFEKKGPNLVEENEKKFRDENAEKDTSKANTVKLPNKKKMKKSVQVGEKRQTHRNDTFKKEKTCAPTRKYALRKEKNVSQKTSEESKHFTNVNDDEPSEWSESSEDSELENSVKCTGQQERKYIQWSSEQEDKLYKKFARHIKNKKNGWPCSDDLKKFANEEGITVGTVRNKINNERGKIARQAEAKKKKMNIV